In Schizosaccharomyces osmophilus chromosome 2, complete sequence, the following proteins share a genomic window:
- the usp109 gene encoding U1 snRNP-associated protein Usp109, with amino-acid sequence MSNFLWLNNLEDWMDEEQVKLLFNNTPVSVTYYQDSESRALLRTCKVEFSSPEAAADALTTLSGQKTISGSPILLDVLADWEKPTYYMLFITNIDPEVAENEVKQLFQTYGCVSARVLRCMDSSSTSLAFVWLNTLEEAERAHVEMQGALCIKRPILVHSIRSDQNTYLNSPGYYGSPQPLNQFTDQNNTSIFVSGLSPQINSESLRSYFEHLGEVLHTQVYSGFAKITFVQRHSAERALNEMNNFPILGQRIQLSWSRPPSMSLLPAVQSTYWPALHAPVYPSWGSIPTHNFSPFTYVNRYAAKTLNQTTHLPLLPPGLKNGTDYPYLPIPPTILNEKYLADKEAVDTRLEAESSPLIPVHYS; translated from the exons ATGAGTAACTTTTTATG GCTGAATAATCTTGAAGATTGGATGGATGAAGAGCAAGTAAAATTGCTCTTCAACAATACGCCCGTTTCCGTTACTTATTACCAAGATAGTGAATCTCGTGCTTTACTTAGAACATGTAAAGTTGAGTTTTCTTCTCCGGAAGCTGCCGCTGATGCGCTAACCACTTTATCCGGTCAAAAGACCATTTCTGGTAGCCCTATCTTATTAGACGTGCTGGCTGATTGGGAAAAGCCAACATATTATATGCTTTTTATCACAAATATTGATCCTGAAGTAGCTGAAAACGAAGTGAAGCAGTTATTTCAAACATATGGCTGTGTTTCTGCTCGAGTCTTACGATGCATGGATTCATCATCAACAAGTTTAGCATTTGTATGGCTTAATActttagaagaagcagaaagGGCGCACGTGGAAATGCAAGGAGCGTTATGTATTAAACGCCCTATTCTTGTACACTCGATTCGATCTGACCAGAATACTTATCTTAATTCCCCTGGTTACTATGGCTCTCCACAACCTTTGAACCAATTCACGGACCAAAACAATACATCAATTTTTGTATCGGGCCTTTCTCCCCAAATAAACTCTGAAAGTCTTCGATCCTACTTTGAACATCTTGGTGAAGTATTACATACACAAGTATATAGTGGCTTTGCTAAAATTACTTTTGTACAACGACATAGTGCAGAACGCGCACTTAACGAGATGAATAATTTCCCAATCCTCGGTCAGCGAATTCAGCTTTCCTGGTCCCGGCCGCCCTCTATGAGTCTTCTTCCTGCTGTTCAAAGTACATATTGGCCTGCATTACACGCACCTGTTTATCCTTCCTGGGGAAGTATACCTACGCATAACTTCTCTCCCTTTACATATGTTAATCGCTACGCAGCAAAGACTTTGAATCAAACCACTCATCTACCTTTACTTCCACCAggtttaaaaaatggaacGGATTATCCTTATCTTCCAATCCCACCCACTatattaaatgaaaagtatCTCGCAGACAAGGAAGCAGTAGACACCCGACTAGAAGCCGAGTCATCTCCGTTAATTCCAGTGCATTATTCTTAA
- a CDS encoding fungal specific transcription factor domain-containing protein: protein MQETHSNEGQLPSTSSTLGAFENTASNRVSFSPNSDLSIQFKSTQRQRPASRRALRACTRCHVRRTKCDARRPSCSSCMKAGSDCIMPDGFLMTEQETYSLVCRVQWLETILSDTGINASAIPTGATVTIPTLPSSPTNSECDESEIMSMYLQEKNLTNYMHALILDFPVPTSFDSQSAGSHENCFEKDHYIGPSSGKMIANCLSGEAERNGFTVNFPSFQKEIPFNISLREIPFSESLYLLPNRDSIHALLTAVIHHFVSFPFINLKSFSELFVGVYENGSSSSAYQLYEANMCLAIGSSLIGKDCSDYFWKSIHFLSKSRCPYSFDHLRELLYLGIFSLLESVPGLDSYGIIRKIGAIAIALGLHREATYTSSEIPNSLTELMRRCFWSFYSLDRILASSMGRPVSISDSSIDVKMFSSVTDIGESASIADLNATGWNLELSVHIINLRRFTSNVLNELYQAHITIEKGIQQRLHTKLDEWKCELKQYADASLGSTRAYLELEYLENLMLVYRSTIELNHTDISACIICLSSASSWIKNAGIIRQRGIPQLKPIIKGNIIAVFTLVWAYLTCSEKGLFIFSQSAVVADINCAWRTLKSVEKKNCKGIIEAITILERLQSWISGDKDFKTHPEIDTMAFEDFDIDNHISLWLKHFSGSKGPT from the coding sequence ATGCAAGAAACTCACAGCAATGAAGGACAATTGCCTTCAACATCTTCAACCCTTGGAGCATTCGAAAATACCGCGTCAAATCGCGTAAGCTTCAGTCCAAACTCTGATCTTTCTATACAATTCAAGTCGACTCAACGTCAAAGACCTGCGAGCAGGAGAGCACTAAGAGCGTGCACCAGGTGCCATGTAAGAAGAACGAAATGTGATGCTAGACGACCAAGTTGCAGTAGCTGTATGAAAGCTGGTAGTGACTGCATAATGCCTGATGGGTTCTTAATGACCGAACAAGAAACCTATAGCTTGGTCTGCAGAGTTCAATGGCTGGAAACCATTTTATCAGATACTGGAATTAACGCTTCGGCTATACCTACAGGTGCCACAGTTACTATTCCCACTCTTCCTTCATCGCCTACGAACTCTGAGTGCGACGAGTCTGAAATAATGTCGATGtatttacaagaaaaaaatcttaCAAACTACATGCATGCATTGATATTGGATTTTCCTGTACCAACTTCTTTCGATTCACAGAGTGCAGGTTCTCATGAGAACTGCTTTGAGAAGGATCATTATATTGGGCCGAGTTCAGGAAAGATGATTGCTAATTGTCTCTCGGGTGAAGCCGAACGTAATGGCTTTACGGTAAATTTTCCCTCatttcaaaaggaaatccCTTTTAATATTAGTTTAAGAGAAATACCTTTTAGCGAATCTTTATACTTGCTTCCTAATCGTGATTCTATACATGCCTTGTTAACGGCAGTGATTCACCACTTTGTATCATTTCCATTTAttaatttgaaaagcttttcagAATTATTTGTCGGCGTTTATGAGAATGGATCTTCGAGTTCTGCATACCAATTATACGAAGCAAATATGTGTTTAGCGATCGGATCTTCTCTTATAGGTAAGGATTGCTCGGACTATTTTTGGAAGtccattcattttctttcaaaatcgaGGTGCCCCTACAGCTTTGATCATTTGCGTGAGCTACTTTACTTGGGAATATTTTCCTTGCTTGAGTCAGTCCCAGGACTGGACTCCTATGGCATCATTCGAAAAATTGGAGCTATTGCTATTGCTCTCGGTCTTCATCGTGAAGCTACATATACATCATCTGAAATCCCTAATAGTCTTACAGAACTGATGAGGCGATGTTTTTGGTCCTTTTACTCTTTGGACCGAATATTAGCATCTAGTATGGGAAGGCCTGTTAGTATCAGTGATTCCAGCATAGATGTGAAGATGTTTTCGTCTGTTACCGATATTGGAGAAAGCGCATCTATTGCAGACTTAAATGCAACCGGCTGGAACCTTGAGTTAAGCGTGCATATTATTAACTTAAGACGATTTACTTCTAATGTTCTTAATGAATTGTACCAGGCACATATTACTATTGAAAAAGGTATTCAGCAACGTTTACATACAAAATTAGACGAATGGAAGTGTGAGCTAAAGCAGTACGCTGACGCTTCCCTTGGAAGCACGAGAGCATATTTAGAATTGgaatatttggaaaatcttATGCTTGTATATCGTTCTACCATAGAACTAAACCATACAGATATCTCGGCATGCATTATTTGCTTGAGTTCTGCGTCTTCTTGGATTAAGAATGCTGGCATTATTCGTCAGCGTGGTATTCCACAATTGAAGCCTATTATAAAAGGTAACATAATTGCAGTATTTACGCTTGTATGGGCGTATCTCACTTGCAGTGAAAAGggattatttattttttcacaGTCGGCAGTAGTAGCTGACATTAATTGTGCTTGGAGAACTCTTAAATCAGtcgaaaaaaagaattgcaaaGGTATTATTGAAGCTATAACGATTTTAGAAAGACTTCAAAGTTGGATAAGTGGAGATAAGGATTTCAAAACTCATCCGGAAATTGACACAATGGCTTTCGAAGATTTTGACATCGATAATCACATAAGTCTATGGCTAAAGCATTTTTCAGGCTCTAAAGGGCCAACTTGA